The genomic DNA GCGACATTGAGAGCGAGCAGGATCTTGGTGACCAGCCGGGGGTCGGCCGCGATGGTGCCGCCGGCGAGGGTGCGTGGCTGATTGGCCGCCGGTCCGTGCCCCGTGCCGGATCCCTGACGGACGCAGTCCGGACACTGGAAGCCGACCGAGGCGCTGACCATGCATTCGGTGCAGATCGGGCGGTCGCAGCGGGTGCAGCGGATCCCTGTCTCACGGCCCGGGTGGCGGTAGCAGCCGAGCGGGCCGTCGGTGGCGCCGGACTGGTCGCGGGTGCCGGGTGGCTGCTCGTCCATCGGTCCCTTCACTTCCTGGTCCCCTCGGTATCTCGTGAGCGGCCAGCGCGCACAAAGCCGCCCTGCTCATCCGCTATGTATGCAGTACGGACAAGCAGGGCGGTTGGTTCCCGGCGAAGGAATCAGAGAGTGATCATCCGGTGACCACTGGAGATCATCGGGTCTCGACGACGACCGATTCGATCACCACGTCCTGCACCGGACGGTCGGTGCGGGCGTTGGTCTGGGTGCCTGCGATGGCGTCCACGACCTTCTTGCTGGCTTCGTCCGTCACCTCACCGAAGATGGTGTGCTTGCCGGTCAGCCACGCGGTGGGCGAGACGGTCACGAAGAACTGCGAGCCGTTGGTGCCCGGGCCGGCGTTGGCCATGGCCAGCAGGTACGGCTTGTTGAAGCTGAGGTCCGGGTGGAACTCGTCACCGAACTCGTAGCCCGGGCCACCGGTGCCGTTGCCCAGCGGGTCGCCGCCCTGGATCATGAAGCCGCTGATGACACGGTGGAAGACGGTGCCGTCGTACAGCCGGTCCTTGGACTTCTTGCCGGTCGCGGGGTGAGTCCACTCGCGCTCGCCCGTGGCGAGCTCGACGAAGTTCTTGACCGTCTTGGGCGCGTGGTTCGGCAGAAGCCGGATCTCGATGTCGCCTTGGTTGGTCTTCAAGGTGGCGTAAAGCTGCTCGGCCACGATCTGCCTTCCGTAAGTCTTCGCTGACGTCCACCGATCCTTGCATGGACGCTCCCTCAGGTCGCCCGACCGCCACCCGCGAACGGACATCCCTCACCTTCTTGCCTGATTCCACACCGCTCGCCTGCCGCTTCCCGCAGGAACAAATGAGGCCAAGCGCGTGACGAACCGGCGCGTACTGAGCTGAACCGTGGCATTGTCGTCGGCAAGCTCCCCTTGCACCGCATTGCCCGA from Streptomyces sp. NBC_01707 includes the following:
- a CDS encoding peptidylprolyl isomerase — translated: MAEQLYATLKTNQGDIEIRLLPNHAPKTVKNFVELATGEREWTHPATGKKSKDRLYDGTVFHRVISGFMIQGGDPLGNGTGGPGYEFGDEFHPDLSFNKPYLLAMANAGPGTNGSQFFVTVSPTAWLTGKHTIFGEVTDEASKKVVDAIAGTQTNARTDRPVQDVVIESVVVETR